From one Montipora capricornis isolate CH-2021 chromosome 10, ASM3666992v2, whole genome shotgun sequence genomic stretch:
- the LOC138021224 gene encoding uncharacterized protein, whose amino-acid sequence MKIYAASKDKLERVMKTVKKAMADVGLEWNEKKCSTAHVRRGSLDSSLGGTAIGERQVIQNLKKGETYKFLGVLENSKQEDSSVLWGASKVCLQRLSIIWLSPLSDFHKVLASNQYALPVVTYPMWTLTWPLADLQQLDREARKIIKENGGYHPLGSTELLYLPRKCGGRGLKSFESLYKQTKVKTTMKLYANEDRTMSLVREFEEKCERAGRRSLVKDAKKFALEMDITLDLAYPDPKALQTDSGEESHVKGVGRTLRAREEERSMREVREQRWQGKLFGERWDDNKVIDCFTWLSKWKSAPVHTVAGIYELYQQLLPTKLYHQSKTKTLTTSDTTCRMCGKGPESMAHVISGCGTLAQTKYMQRHNAALKILFLEFLKDLDLIQCTPPWYSPVSPKPEYKNDRACAYWDVPVFAKNTEVRANRIDARIVDRKEKKIAEICSEKCRSLSTVTPNNLSPSVGQLENMDWTLDWTGLDWTGLDWGLIF is encoded by the exons ATGAAGATATATGCAGCGTCGAAGGATAAACTTGAGAGAGTAATGAAGACAGTTAAAAAAGCCATGGCAGATGTCGGTTTGGAGTGGAACGAGAAGAAGTGTTCTACAGCTCATGTAAGGAGAGGTTCATTGGACAGCAGTTTGGGAGGCACTGCCATCGGAGAAAGGCAGGTCATACAAAATCTGAAGAAGGGAGAAACTTACAAGTTTTTGGGAGTTTTAGAAAATTCTAAGCAAGAGGACAGCTCTGTTCTGTGGGGAGCTTCAAAGGTTTGCTTGCAGAGACTGTCAATTATATGGTTGAGCCCCCTATCGGACTTCCACAAAGTCTTAGCATCTAATCAATACGCACTACCAGTTGTCACCTACCCTATGtggacactaacatggccgctcgCAGATCTACAACAACTCGATCGCGAAGCTCGCAAGATCATCAAAGAGAATGGAGGCTACCATCCACTCGGTTCAACCGAGTTGCTATACCTACCAAGGAAGTGTGGAGGCCGGGGACTGAAGTCATTTGAGAGCCTGTATAAGCAGACCAAAGTCAAGACCACAATGAAGCTGTACGCAAACGAAGATCGTACGATGAGTTTAGTGCGcgagtttgaagagaagtgTGAACGAGCAGGAAGAAGATCACTCGTAAAGGATGCCAAGAAATTTGCTTTGGAAATGGACATTACTCTGGACCTTGCATACCCAGATCCCAAAGCGTTGCAAACTGACTCAGGTGAGGAATCACATGTTAAAGGAGTAGGGAGAACATTACGAgcgagagaagaagagagaagcatGAGGGAAGTAAGAGAGcagaggtggcaaggaaagctgttcggagaaagaTGGGATGATAACAAAGTTATTGACTGCTTCACTTGGCTTAGTAAGTGGAAGTCTGCACCTGTGCATACTGTTGCTGGAATCTATGAGTTATACCAGCAATTACTCCCCACTAAGCTGTACCACCAGAGCAAGACGAAGACGCTGACCACCTCGGATACCACGTGTCGTATGTGTGGAAAAGGGCCTGAATCTATGGCCCACGTGATTAGCGGATGTGGTACCTTGGCACAGACTAAGTACATGCAGAGACACAATgcagccttgaaaatccttttcCTCGAGTTCCTGAAAGACTTAGATCTTATCCAGTGTACCCCCCCTTGGTACTCTCCAGTCTCACCTAAACCCGAGTACAAGAATGACCGAGCGTGcgcgtactgggatgtcccAGTATTTGCTAAAAATACGGAAGTCAGggctaacagaattgatgcgagaattgtggacagaaaggagaagaaa ATAGCTGAAATATGTTCTGAGAAATGCAGATCCTTATCTACAGTGACACCTAATAATTTAAGTCCCTCAGTGGGTCAGttggaaaacatggactggactctggactggactggactggactggactggactggactggggGTTAATTTTTTAG